The following coding sequences are from one Primulina eburnea isolate SZY01 chromosome 15, ASM2296580v1, whole genome shotgun sequence window:
- the LOC140813971 gene encoding cation/H(+) antiporter 18-like encodes MASNATVNCPPPMKATSNGVFQGDDPLHFSLPLVIVQICLVVVLTRVLAYLLRPLRQPRVIAEVIGGILLGPSAIGRNQKYLHAIFPTRSLTVLDTLANLGLLFFLFLVGLELDPKALRRTGKKALSIALAGISVPFVLGIGTSIVLRATVSKGVSQGPFLVFMGVALSITAFPVLARILAELKLLTTDVGRMAMSAAAVNDVAAWILLALAIALSGTGHSIIVALWVFLSGCGFVLLCIFVGPHLFKWIVRRCPEGEPVDEIYVCSTLAAVLAAGFVTDTIGIHALFGAFVLGVIVPKEGPFAGALVEKVEDLVSGLFLPLYFVSSGLKTNVATIQGAQSWGLLVLVIFTACFGKIVGTVIVSLCCKIPFKEALTLGFLMNTKGLVELIVLNIGKDRGVLNDQTFAIMVLMALFTTFITTPTVIAIYKPAQMAISEYKHRTIQRKKTSSQLRILACFFSTRNIPTLINLIETSRGKGKKGGLRVYAMHLMELSERSSAILMVHKARRNGMPFWNKSQGCNSNQIVVAFETFQHLSQVSIQPTTAISPMSSMHEDICSSAESKRAAIIILPFHKHQRLDGRLETTRIDLRYVNRRVLEHAPCSVGILVDRGLGGTSHVAASNVSYTITVFFFGGHDDREALSHGGLMAEHPGISLNVVRFIVHPKVVGDSVQLDIDNQNCPESRSDDEEFLAEFKNKVSEDVSIKFEEITVSDEAETTNAIRTFSRCNLILVGRMPEGQLVVAFKKKCECPELGPVGNLLISPGFTTTASVLVVQQYRSKLTGDSLKSLKEEGTTTEGESD; translated from the exons ATGGCTTCTAATGCCACGGTCAATTGTCCACCTCCTATGAAGGCTACCTCTAATGGAGTGTTCCAAGGAGATGATCCTCTCCATTTTTCACTTCCTCTTGTCATTGTACAGATATGCCTCGTGGTTGTGCTGACCCGAGTACTTGCATATCTTCTCAGGCCTCTAAGACAACCACGCGTCATTGCTGAAGTTATT GGAGGAATTCTACTTGGTCCATCGGCTATAGGCCGCAATCAGAAATATCTTCATGCGATTTTTCCAACCAGGAGCCTTACAGTTCTGGATACACTTGCGAACCTTGGTCTCCTATTCTTTCTATTCTTAGTTGGCCTTGAGCTGGATCCAAAGGCACTTCGAAGAACCGGAAAGAAGGCATTAAGTATTGCCCTTGCAGGAATCAGCGTCCCATTTGTTTTAGGAATTGGAACCTCAATCGTGCTTCGTGCGACTGTCTCCAAAGGTGTAAGTCAGGGGCCTTTTCTTGTATTCATGGGGGTGGCCCTCTCCATCACAGCCTTCCCAGTCTTAGCCCGTATTCTGGCTGAGCTTAAGCTTTTGACTACTGATGTTGGTCGAATGGCCATGTCTGCTGCTGCAGTCAATGACGTGGCTGCATGGATTCTACTTGCACTAGCTATTGCCCTATCTGGCACAGGCCACTCGATTATTGTGGCATTGTGGGTCTTCTTGTCTGGATGTGGTTTTGTGTTGCTTTGCATTTTCGTCGGACCCCATCTTTTTAAATGGATAGTACGACGCTGCCCTGAGGGCGAGCCTGTGGATGAGATTTATGTTTGTTCTACATTGGCTGCTGTTTTGGCAGCTGGATTTGTGACCGATACCATTGGCATTCATGCCCTTTTCGGGGCATTTGTGCTTGGAGTTATCGTTCCAAAAGAGGGACCATTTGCTGGAGCCCTCGTCGAGAAAGTCGAGGATCTTGTGTCTGGCCTCTTTCTTCCTTTGTACTTTGTATCAAGTGGGCTCAAGACGAATGTTGCCACCATTCAAGGGGCTCAGTCATGGGGTCTTCTTGTTTTGGTAATTTTTACAGCTTGTTTTGGAAAGATTGTTGGCACTGTTATTGTCTCTCTCTGCTGCAAGATTCCTTTTAAAGAGGCACTAACTCTCGGATTCCTGATGAATACGAAAGGTTTAGTGGAGCTTATCGTCCTCAACATTGGGAAAGATAGAGGG GTTCTGAACGATCAAACATTTGCCATCATGGTTTTAATGGCTTTGTTCACGACATTTATAACGACCCCTACTGTTATAGCCATATACAAGCCAGCTCAAATGGCTATATCAGAATACAAGCATAGAACAATTCAGAGGAAGAAAACAAGTTCTCAACTCCGAATCCTGGCATGTTTTTTCAGCACAAGAAACATTCCGACGCTGATTAATCTCATTGAAACTTCACGAGGTAAAGGAAAGAAGGGAGGACTGCGTGTCTATGCAATGCACTTAATGGAGCTCTCTGAAAGGTCATCCGCAATTTTGATGGTTCACAAGGCGAGAAGAAACGGGATGCCTTTTTGGAACAAGTCACAGGGCTGTAATTCGAATCAAATTGTAGTTGCTTTTGAGACTTTCCAGCACCTCAGCCAAGTATCCATCCAACCAACAACAGCAATATCACCGATGTCCAGCATGCATGAAGATATATGCTCCAGTGCCGAGAGTAAGAGGGCAGCAATAATAATACTTCCATTCCACAAGCATCAAAGACTGGACGGACGGTTGGAGACTACACGAATTGATTTGAGGTATGTAAACAGGAGGGTTCTTGAGCATGCCCCATGTTCAGTTGGGATTTTAGTTGATCGAGGGCTCGGAGGAACATCTCACGTAGCTGCTAGCAACGTCAGCTACACCATCACAGTATTCTTCtttggtggccatgatgatcgTGAAGCTCTATCCCATGGTGGACTCATGGCTGAGCACCCTGGTATCAGTTTAAATGTGGTTCGTTTCATTGTCCACCCCAAGGTAGTTGGAGACAGCGTCCAACTAGATATAGACAATCAAAATTGTCCCGAATCAAGATCAGATGATGAAGAGTTTCTTGCAGAGTTCAAGAACAAAGTATCAGAAGAcgtttcaatcaaattcgaagaGATCACTGTTAGCGATGAAGCAGAAACAACAAATGCCATTCGCACATTTAGTCGTTGCAATCTGATACTTGTTGGTAGAATGCCCGAGGGTCAACTTGTTGTGGCTTTCAAAAAAAAGTGCGAATGTCCTGAACTTGGACCAGTCGGGAACTTGTTGATTTCACCCGGATTCACAACCACAGCATCAGTTCTTGTGGTGCAGCAGTACCGCAGCAAGCTAACCGGAGACTCGCTGAAATCTTTGAAAGAAGAGGGTACAACGACAGAAGGGGAGTCTGATTAA